One window of the Pyrinomonadaceae bacterium genome contains the following:
- a CDS encoding VWA domain-containing protein: protein MKPWLEGRRPKTKDQRPQFAIFIFHFSIFTAFLVFTFALFAQQQPTQDQDDVLRVETDLTNLLFTATDKNNRYITNLQETDVRVLEDGVPQKVFTFQRETDRPLSIAFLIDVSISQERTLPDEKAAARTFIENVIRSEKDRAAIIPFEGYAHVEQPLTRDVLSLYRVLESVEVAFPSYMGSAPPLSGITSGPGTIGPPSEGSTAIWDSVLLTSRRVLAADQEQRRRAIILLTDGRDTTSRVTRSSAADHAIATETVIYAIGIGDKKYDGVNKTVLREVAERTGGRAFFPKKEDDLRAAFAEIGAELRSQYLLAYSPTNKNRDGAFRTMTIEIANPGLVKQGLKLRYRPGYFAKRVG from the coding sequence TTGAAGCCCTGGTTAGAAGGCCGAAGACCAAAGACCAAAGACCAAAGACCTCAATTCGCAATTTTCATTTTTCACTTTTCAATTTTCACTGCTTTTCTTGTCTTTACCTTTGCTCTCTTCGCGCAACAGCAGCCAACCCAGGATCAGGATGATGTTCTCCGGGTCGAGACGGATCTCACCAATCTTCTCTTCACCGCCACCGACAAGAACAATCGGTACATCACCAACCTTCAGGAAACCGACGTCCGCGTTTTGGAGGACGGCGTGCCGCAGAAAGTCTTCACGTTTCAGCGCGAAACCGATCGGCCGCTGTCGATCGCGTTTCTGATAGACGTCAGCATCTCGCAAGAGCGCACGCTGCCGGACGAAAAGGCAGCCGCCCGCACGTTCATTGAAAACGTGATTCGATCTGAAAAGGACCGGGCGGCAATTATCCCTTTCGAAGGCTACGCTCATGTGGAACAGCCGCTGACGCGCGATGTGCTGTCGCTTTATCGCGTGCTGGAAAGCGTGGAAGTCGCCTTCCCTTCTTACATGGGTTCGGCGCCGCCGCTGAGTGGCATTACTTCAGGGCCGGGCACCATTGGGCCACCGTCCGAAGGCTCGACAGCGATCTGGGACTCAGTGCTTCTCACCTCGCGGCGCGTTCTGGCCGCGGATCAGGAACAGCGCCGCCGCGCAATCATTCTGTTGACCGACGGGCGCGACACGACCAGCCGCGTAACCCGGTCAAGCGCCGCCGATCACGCGATTGCCACCGAGACGGTCATCTACGCCATCGGCATCGGCGACAAGAAATACGACGGCGTTAACAAAACCGTATTGCGCGAAGTCGCCGAACGCACCGGCGGCCGCGCGTTCTTTCCGAAGAAGGAAGACGACCTGCGCGCCGCCTTCGCGGAAATCGGGGCCGAGCTTCGATCTCAATATCTCCTCGCGTACTCACCGACAAACAAGAATCGCGACGGCGCATTTCGCACGATGACAATCGAGATCGCGAATCCTGGTCTGGTGAAACAGGGTTTGAAACTGCGTTACCGGCCGGGATACTTTGCGAAGCGGGTTGGGTAA
- the rpiB gene encoding ribose 5-phosphate isomerase B, which yields MADDATRDRVRALVRDVLNKAMPEAPTAGRPASINPPSNNPSQSPAVTRDESAKLVITEDDVRGLERGAVLRVSENARLTPLAADIVNERGIELTRRVSRSGLKQVKTVAVGADHGGYPMKEELKKFLTEIGHRVHDFGTNSDSAVDYPDFAHAVARAVADGSAEVGIVIDGAGVGSAMTANKVPGVRAAACYSEEVARNSREHNGANVLTLGSKTITNDQMREIVRAWLSTDLTEDRHRKRVNKIEAIERQYQR from the coding sequence ATGGCTGACGACGCAACCAGAGATCGAGTAAGGGCGCTGGTGCGCGACGTCCTGAACAAAGCAATGCCGGAAGCACCAACCGCCGGCAGACCGGCGAGCATTAACCCGCCCTCAAACAACCCGTCACAAAGTCCCGCTGTCACTCGCGACGAATCAGCCAAACTTGTCATTACGGAAGACGATGTACGTGGCCTTGAACGTGGCGCGGTTCTGCGCGTCTCGGAAAACGCGCGTCTGACGCCGCTCGCGGCCGACATCGTCAACGAACGCGGAATCGAACTGACGCGTCGCGTTTCACGGAGCGGTCTAAAACAGGTAAAAACCGTGGCAGTCGGGGCGGACCATGGCGGCTATCCGATGAAAGAAGAGCTGAAGAAGTTTCTCACCGAGATCGGTCACCGCGTGCACGACTTCGGCACCAATTCGGACAGCGCGGTTGACTATCCTGATTTCGCACACGCTGTCGCCCGCGCAGTGGCGGACGGCTCGGCGGAGGTCGGCATAGTGATCGACGGCGCCGGGGTTGGTTCAGCAATGACTGCCAACAAAGTTCCCGGCGTGCGCGCCGCCGCCTGTTATTCAGAGGAAGTCGCGCGCAACTCGCGCGAGCACAACGGCGCGAACGTGCTGACGCTCGGCAGCAAGACAATCACGAACGATCAGATGCGTGAGATCGTCCGCGCCTGGCTCTCCACAGATCTCACCGAAGACCGCCATCGCAAACGCGTCAACAAGATTGAAGCGATTGAGCGGCAGTATCAGCGGTAA
- the hpt gene encoding hypoxanthine phosphoribosyltransferase, which yields MSEFTNPNLEVLITTEQIQDRIRAIGADIARDYAGKNPLMIGVLKGACTFLSDLMRAADIPLGVEFMAISSYGSAMRTSGEVRILKDLDVAIEGRHILVVEDIVDTGLTLNYLLANLKSRGAASVKLAALLDKFERREKEVPIDYLGFQIPDEFVVGYGLDYAERYRNLPYIAVVKNPNG from the coding sequence ATGTCGGAATTCACAAATCCTAACCTCGAAGTTCTCATCACAACCGAGCAGATTCAGGACCGCATCCGCGCGATCGGCGCCGACATCGCGCGCGATTACGCGGGCAAGAATCCGCTGATGATTGGTGTGCTGAAAGGCGCCTGCACTTTTTTGAGCGATCTGATGCGGGCGGCTGACATTCCCCTGGGCGTCGAGTTCATGGCCATCTCCAGCTACGGCTCGGCGATGCGCACGTCAGGCGAAGTGCGCATTCTGAAAGATCTGGACGTCGCAATCGAGGGCCGTCACATTCTGGTGGTCGAAGACATCGTAGATACCGGTTTGACCTTGAATTACCTGCTGGCGAACCTAAAATCCCGCGGCGCGGCGTCGGTGAAACTGGCGGCCCTGCTGGATAAGTTTGAACGGCGCGAGAAAGAAGTGCCGATTGATTACCTTGGTTTTCAAATTCCCGATGAGTTTGTGGTCGGCTACGGTCTTGATTACGCCGAACGATATCGAAATCTGCCGTACATTGCGGTGGTGAAAAATCCAAACGGTTGA
- a CDS encoding metallophosphoesterase: MPTRRDFIKTAAVAGISLPLVRSSSAAHTTNSRAALWAPLLEPAQGETLITVLHTNDTHSQIDPIHDNDRTYPGRGGVARRATLVKRIRKENPNTLLLDGGDVMQGTPYFNYYKGEVEYKAMTLIGYDAGTLGNHEFDNGVEPLAKALEHANFDIISTNYDVRGSALEKKVKTHSVKVLSGVRVGLFGMGISPKGLITDANFKPVQYLDPVRMARGVVKLLREQEKCTLVLGMSHLGYYRNPTDPDDIGDTQVAAQVDGIDFIASGHTHTFMEKPVVQKSPNGGNTVIFQVGRSGINVGRVDFTVKDGKVTAHAGRVLDLRDESLA; this comes from the coding sequence ATGCCAACGAGAAGAGACTTCATTAAAACGGCGGCTGTCGCGGGCATCTCACTGCCGCTCGTGCGCTCGTCTTCAGCTGCGCACACAACCAACTCCCGCGCAGCTCTTTGGGCGCCGCTGCTTGAGCCGGCGCAGGGCGAGACGCTGATCACCGTGCTGCACACGAATGACACGCACTCGCAAATCGATCCGATTCACGACAACGACCGGACGTATCCGGGCAGGGGTGGCGTGGCGCGCCGGGCGACGCTCGTCAAACGCATTCGCAAGGAGAATCCGAACACGCTTTTGCTCGACGGCGGCGATGTCATGCAGGGCACGCCCTACTTCAACTATTACAAAGGCGAAGTGGAATACAAGGCCATGACCTTGATCGGCTACGACGCCGGCACGCTCGGCAATCACGAGTTCGACAATGGCGTCGAGCCGCTGGCGAAAGCTTTAGAGCACGCGAACTTTGACATCATCTCGACGAATTACGATGTGCGCGGCAGCGCTCTTGAGAAGAAGGTTAAGACGCACTCGGTGAAGGTACTCAGCGGCGTGCGCGTCGGCCTGTTTGGTATGGGGATTAGTCCGAAAGGTTTGATTACGGACGCCAACTTCAAACCGGTTCAGTATCTTGATCCAGTTCGCATGGCGCGCGGCGTGGTGAAGCTTCTGCGCGAGCAGGAAAAGTGCACGCTGGTTCTGGGCATGTCGCATCTTGGTTACTATCGGAACCCGACGGATCCTGACGACATTGGCGATACCCAAGTCGCCGCGCAAGTCGACGGCATCGATTTCATTGCCAGCGGCCACACGCACACGTTTATGGAAAAGCCGGTCGTGCAAAAGAGTCCGAACGGCGGCAACACAGTGATCTTTCAGGTCGGCCGCTCCGGCATCAACGTCGGGCGCGTCGACTTTACGGTGAAGGATGGAAAAGTGACCGCGCACGCCGGCCGGGTGTTGGATTTGCGAGACGAGTCCCTGGCGTGA
- a CDS encoding 5'-nucleotidase C-terminal domain-containing protein translates to MNKSFFEIRRWFFLCFLIAAGFICASAQAPAPAPKASPPPKPKTDVNLRAESVPVDSSIADDPSVNQMLVAYSPKVRELDTVIGSLKGELRKGGMGAGSIGNFVSDGMRWQTGVKLGTPIDLAVINGGGLRRNAISEGVLRARDIFELLPFENALVTVDLTGEQLVRLLKLLVANREAQSGAKIVYYTKPDKTSEIDTIKMRAPGGEKEVDPQATYRVVTIDYIVNRGGDISALLQAGKNRQPLGITLRDAIMAYVKSETAAGRTIRPNLDGRFWLDRTKSAVTEETRP, encoded by the coding sequence ATGAACAAAAGCTTCTTCGAAATCAGACGCTGGTTCTTCCTTTGCTTTCTGATTGCCGCTGGCTTCATCTGCGCATCCGCCCAGGCGCCGGCACCCGCGCCAAAAGCCTCTCCACCACCAAAACCGAAAACCGACGTCAACCTCCGGGCTGAGAGTGTGCCCGTAGATTCATCTATTGCGGATGACCCGTCGGTCAATCAGATGCTCGTCGCGTACAGCCCGAAGGTCCGGGAACTCGATACCGTCATCGGCTCGTTAAAAGGCGAACTGCGCAAGGGTGGCATGGGTGCAGGTTCGATCGGCAACTTCGTTTCAGACGGCATGCGCTGGCAAACCGGAGTCAAACTCGGAACGCCGATTGACCTGGCCGTGATTAATGGCGGCGGCTTGCGGCGTAACGCTATCAGCGAAGGCGTCTTGCGCGCGCGCGACATCTTTGAATTGTTGCCTTTTGAAAATGCCCTGGTGACGGTCGACCTTACCGGCGAGCAGCTGGTGCGCCTGTTGAAATTGCTCGTCGCAAACCGTGAAGCCCAGTCCGGAGCGAAGATTGTGTATTACACGAAGCCGGACAAGACCAGTGAGATCGACACCATCAAAATGCGGGCGCCGGGTGGCGAGAAAGAGGTCGATCCGCAAGCGACTTATCGCGTTGTTACTATCGACTACATCGTGAATCGCGGCGGTGACATCTCGGCGCTGCTGCAGGCAGGAAAGAATCGCCAGCCGCTGGGCATCACCTTGCGCGACGCGATCATGGCTTATGTGAAGTCAGAGACGGCCGCCGGCCGCACAATTAGACCGAATCTCGATGGCCGCTTCTGGCTCGATCGTACCAAGTCGGCCGTAACCGAAGAGACAAGACCTTAG
- a CDS encoding MBL fold metallo-hydrolase, whose translation MKRSLVLLACLFVALSARISFAQTDWSKVEIKSTKVNGNVYMLQGSGGNIGVSVGADGILIVDDQYAPLADKIKAALKTLGEGKLKFILNTHWHGDHTGGNAAFSSEGSIIAHTNVRKRLAEGMTITGRTVQPASKEALPIITFDHSVSVHFNGEEIRALHLPRGHTDGDAVIFFTNSNVVHMGDLFFNGMFPFVDIDSGGDVEGYMKNIAEVLGKLPAGAKIIPGHGPLATAEDLKKVHDMMMKTTGIVRDKMKAGKTLDQIKAEGLPEEWKSWSWQFVTTDRWISTIHRSYSKK comes from the coding sequence GTGAAAAGATCACTAGTCTTACTTGCGTGCTTGTTCGTTGCTCTATCGGCGCGAATTTCCTTCGCCCAAACGGACTGGTCGAAAGTCGAAATCAAATCGACGAAGGTCAATGGCAACGTCTATATGTTGCAAGGCTCCGGCGGCAACATTGGCGTGTCGGTTGGCGCTGATGGGATTCTGATCGTTGACGATCAGTACGCGCCGCTCGCTGACAAAATCAAAGCCGCGCTCAAGACGCTCGGCGAAGGCAAACTGAAGTTCATCCTCAACACGCACTGGCACGGTGACCACACGGGCGGCAACGCGGCCTTCAGCTCTGAAGGTTCAATTATCGCGCACACAAACGTGCGTAAACGGCTGGCCGAAGGAATGACTATTACTGGACGGACGGTCCAGCCCGCATCGAAAGAAGCATTGCCCATAATCACGTTCGACCACAGCGTCTCGGTCCATTTCAACGGCGAAGAGATTCGCGCTCTGCATCTTCCGCGCGGCCACACCGACGGTGACGCGGTCATTTTCTTCACCAACTCTAACGTCGTGCACATGGGCGACCTGTTTTTCAACGGTATGTTTCCGTTCGTGGACATCGACAGCGGCGGTGACGTCGAGGGCTATATGAAGAACATCGCCGAGGTACTGGGAAAACTTCCGGCAGGCGCGAAGATCATCCCGGGCCACGGGCCGCTCGCGACAGCCGAAGACCTGAAGAAGGTTCACGACATGATGATGAAGACCACTGGAATCGTGCGTGACAAGATGAAGGCCGGCAAAACTCTGGATCAGATTAAGGCGGAAGGATTGCCGGAAGAGTGGAAGTCCTGGTCCTGGCAGTTCGTCACCACTGATCGATGGATCTCAACGATCCATCGCAGTTACAGCAAGAAATAA
- a CDS encoding P-loop NTPase fold protein: MAQSRIGDAVSLPPLVFISCAAGDEEWRLRLEKFLEPAVQAGLIRIWHSGEASRVLSREAEEAINSAKVAVVLLSDNYLASPIMDAERPLLYNLATTGKLTTVPILVRDCEWKRFDWANRFKIHSADVPLEKRSWKEHEEILNDVARQIFDLAEVSKGYVKTSLAGATVDPSASARRKAGAPGATVGPRTGPPAESVDPGASARNIGGAPFGPMGPPSSVANTSGPPPRGPGGPEVGPPGNEPHSTRLSVAALSKFGLSGAAIKLLEAAQVLATFGKEEPQVTTSCLLFAITELGRVDWSASGVGHFLWRRLQSADEAGYYRIFRDRFPRAVYQGSSNSINFDSDAPAQSITPNVLKVLEQAQAFTIPSSPPSPVDTVHILGALLINEETNAFGRLSQIVDVAQLRTEFLKFVARTFPEEDLEAWQNSLGLEAPTPAAEAAEADEPVDDFSAPLAGFAADFWRGEDLLDITRDVNALASLAAATSIDPPLSIGLFGDWGSGKSHFMRQMRSRVEKLSQKARESGKPQSELGYHKRIVQIEFNAWHYIEGNLWASLVEHIFNNLKFTEEQNGESHVKDARLAIMQKLELNQELKKKIEEQQQVLQGKADAAKKEFEKANIKRDDKWQDLTKLRQGTEAAVNELPSVTLSTQQAELLKQIGLPDGALHVPAEIQKKYHEARTFWGGMQAQWTVFRSDPKRLNKLIRILLVIAITVMVGWFFRNVLKTAWGFAASAVTFLTAAYAAAKPYVDKFNKSMAALKEKYEHVEQDRQKKIIALESDVTSLTNKMAAAESEAKAINAEVAKLEIELTTTDAAKLLANFIEDRAACSDYRRHLGVLALIRRDFEKLSELLSEQTTSNESSGAHENIVSRIILYIDDLDRCPPKNVVQVLQAIHLLLAFPLFVVIVGVDARWVTRSLQESYEWLAADENGEAPEQKKQDEGADNVVVTPHDYLEKIFQIPFWLKPMGDTECRNLLIGLTKSSRPAIAENGGGGQPASESPATSPNDSSSVTNQPGVQQAPASLIPGPPPTAEAQSQVISTGSEVQSVPAIDPEPANLNQSVAADQSAGESKAAEKIDLAPKSLELTDVEIEYMTKLSPLIKRSPRAVKRFLNCYRLIKVNLKPNRLEAFIGSKEEPGQFTAVMVLLGMITGAPTISLPLIEELEKYSSGIKSIDLHTFLQQLEENPEMVKHPDWALVRNFLEEHILPNTEPTFESLIDITPQVSRYSFRVAKSRSTRQRPLITKRTKTSAQAAV, from the coding sequence ATGGCACAAAGTCGGATTGGGGACGCCGTTTCCTTACCACCGCTCGTATTCATCAGCTGCGCGGCCGGCGACGAAGAATGGCGCTTGCGCCTGGAGAAGTTCTTAGAGCCGGCAGTCCAGGCTGGCCTGATCAGAATTTGGCACAGCGGCGAAGCGTCACGCGTTTTGTCCCGCGAAGCTGAGGAAGCGATAAATTCCGCCAAGGTAGCCGTGGTCCTCCTGTCCGACAATTACCTTGCGTCCCCGATCATGGACGCTGAAAGGCCGCTTCTTTATAACTTGGCGACCACCGGAAAACTTACAACAGTTCCAATCCTAGTGCGAGACTGCGAGTGGAAGAGGTTTGATTGGGCGAATCGATTTAAAATCCACTCAGCCGATGTACCGCTCGAAAAGCGCTCTTGGAAAGAACATGAGGAAATCCTAAACGATGTCGCCAGACAGATTTTCGACTTGGCGGAGGTAAGTAAAGGTTACGTCAAAACCAGTCTCGCTGGCGCCACCGTCGATCCGAGCGCCAGCGCGCGCCGCAAAGCAGGTGCGCCTGGCGCAACTGTGGGCCCCCGCACCGGTCCGCCTGCCGAATCCGTTGACCCGGGCGCTAGCGCGCGAAATATCGGAGGTGCGCCGTTCGGACCTATGGGCCCCCCCTCAAGCGTGGCCAACACCTCAGGTCCCCCACCTCGCGGACCCGGTGGCCCGGAAGTTGGGCCACCCGGAAACGAACCTCATTCAACGCGTCTCAGTGTGGCGGCGCTTTCCAAGTTCGGTCTTTCCGGCGCCGCGATCAAGCTTTTGGAAGCAGCGCAAGTCCTTGCGACATTCGGCAAAGAGGAGCCTCAAGTCACGACGTCGTGTCTCTTGTTTGCAATCACGGAGCTCGGCCGCGTCGACTGGAGTGCTTCTGGAGTCGGACACTTCTTGTGGCGACGATTACAGAGCGCAGATGAAGCAGGCTACTACCGAATATTTCGCGACAGGTTTCCGCGCGCTGTATACCAAGGTTCCTCCAACAGTATCAATTTCGATTCCGACGCACCCGCGCAATCGATCACGCCGAATGTCTTAAAAGTATTGGAGCAGGCGCAAGCGTTTACAATTCCATCAAGCCCGCCTTCGCCGGTGGACACCGTCCACATTCTCGGTGCTCTCCTCATCAACGAAGAAACCAATGCCTTCGGACGCTTGTCGCAAATCGTGGACGTGGCTCAACTTCGAACCGAGTTTCTGAAGTTCGTTGCAAGAACGTTTCCAGAAGAAGATTTAGAGGCGTGGCAAAACTCTCTCGGTCTTGAAGCACCAACCCCCGCGGCTGAAGCGGCTGAAGCCGACGAGCCGGTTGACGACTTCAGCGCCCCACTCGCCGGCTTTGCTGCTGATTTCTGGAGAGGCGAGGACTTGTTGGATATCACGCGAGACGTCAACGCGCTCGCCTCACTTGCTGCGGCCACCAGCATCGATCCACCGCTCTCGATCGGGCTGTTTGGCGACTGGGGATCCGGCAAGAGTCACTTCATGCGGCAGATGAGATCTCGCGTCGAAAAACTTTCGCAGAAAGCGCGCGAATCAGGAAAGCCACAATCGGAACTCGGCTATCACAAGCGAATCGTTCAGATCGAATTCAACGCCTGGCATTACATCGAAGGCAATCTCTGGGCAAGCCTGGTCGAGCACATCTTCAACAACCTCAAGTTCACGGAAGAGCAAAACGGCGAATCGCACGTCAAAGATGCCCGGCTCGCGATCATGCAGAAGTTAGAGCTGAACCAGGAACTGAAAAAGAAGATCGAAGAACAACAACAAGTACTGCAAGGCAAAGCGGACGCGGCAAAGAAAGAGTTTGAAAAAGCCAATATCAAACGGGATGACAAGTGGCAGGATCTGACGAAACTGCGCCAAGGCACGGAAGCCGCCGTGAACGAGTTGCCGTCCGTGACGCTCTCGACTCAACAGGCTGAGCTGCTGAAACAGATCGGATTACCTGACGGCGCCCTGCATGTGCCGGCCGAGATCCAGAAGAAATACCACGAGGCCAGGACTTTTTGGGGCGGTATGCAGGCGCAGTGGACTGTCTTTCGATCAGACCCGAAACGACTTAACAAGCTGATCCGAATACTGCTCGTGATCGCCATCACGGTGATGGTCGGATGGTTTTTCCGAAATGTGCTGAAGACGGCGTGGGGCTTTGCCGCCTCGGCCGTGACGTTTCTGACCGCAGCCTATGCAGCCGCCAAGCCTTACGTGGATAAATTCAACAAGAGCATGGCGGCGCTCAAGGAAAAGTACGAGCACGTGGAACAGGACCGCCAGAAAAAAATCATCGCTCTCGAAAGCGACGTCACTTCGCTAACCAACAAGATGGCCGCCGCCGAGAGCGAAGCGAAAGCCATCAATGCTGAGGTTGCCAAGCTCGAAATTGAACTCACCACTACCGATGCAGCCAAACTGTTGGCCAACTTTATCGAAGACCGCGCCGCGTGCAGCGACTATCGCCGCCATCTGGGGGTGCTGGCGCTAATCCGGCGCGACTTCGAAAAGCTTTCGGAACTGCTGAGCGAGCAGACCACCAGCAATGAATCTTCTGGGGCCCACGAGAACATTGTCAGCCGGATAATTCTTTACATTGACGATCTCGACAGATGCCCGCCCAAAAATGTCGTGCAGGTATTGCAGGCCATTCACCTCTTGCTGGCCTTCCCTCTGTTCGTGGTGATTGTGGGTGTCGATGCGCGCTGGGTCACTCGATCTCTTCAGGAAAGTTATGAATGGCTGGCCGCAGACGAAAATGGAGAAGCGCCTGAGCAAAAGAAGCAAGACGAGGGCGCCGATAACGTAGTAGTTACGCCGCACGACTATCTGGAGAAAATTTTTCAGATTCCGTTTTGGCTAAAGCCGATGGGCGATACTGAATGCAGAAATCTCTTAATCGGGCTTACCAAGAGCAGTCGCCCAGCGATCGCCGAAAACGGCGGAGGTGGTCAACCTGCCAGCGAGTCTCCGGCGACGAGCCCAAACGACAGCTCTTCCGTTACCAATCAGCCGGGCGTTCAGCAGGCTCCTGCTTCGCTGATACCCGGGCCGCCGCCGACGGCAGAGGCGCAAAGTCAGGTGATATCCACCGGCTCGGAAGTTCAATCGGTACCCGCCATCGACCCCGAACCCGCAAACCTCAATCAAAGCGTAGCTGCCGATCAATCAGCGGGCGAATCGAAGGCCGCGGAAAAGATTGATCTGGCTCCAAAGAGCCTGGAGCTGACTGACGTCGAAATAGAATACATGACGAAACTTTCGCCGCTGATCAAGCGATCTCCCCGGGCGGTCAAGCGATTCTTGAATTGTTACAGATTGATAAAGGTCAACCTGAAGCCAAATCGTCTCGAGGCGTTCATCGGTTCGAAGGAAGAGCCCGGACAATTTACCGCGGTGATGGTCCTGTTGGGTATGATTACCGGAGCGCCTACAATCTCGTTGCCGTTGATTGAAGAACTCGAAAAGTATTCATCCGGCATCAAGTCAATTGACCTCCATACGTTTCTGCAGCAGCTCGAAGAGAATCCGGAAATGGTCAAACACCCGGACTGGGCATTAGTCAGAAATTTTCTCGAGGAACATATCTTGCCGAATACCGAACCGACATTCGAAAGTTTGATCGATATAACGCCACAGGTTTCCCGCTATTCGTTCAGAGTCGCTAAATCACGGTCTACCCGGCAAAGACCGCTAATTACAAAGCGAACCAAAACTTCCGCGCAGGCTGCCGTCTAA
- the deoC gene encoding deoxyribose-phosphate aldolase, translated as MSFSSNGDFEQLVEQITDVIYSRLNGDHADQAKMCGCTSECFHRCPERMHRVVDAGAARIGLVLGQTGSARDWASLIDHTLLKPDATESEIRRLCEEAAQYRFASVCVNPTWVRACACHLQGSGVPVCTVIGFPLGATLADVKGYEARRAIMDGAREVDMVINVGALKSGDDCLVEHDIRSVVQVAHEHDVTCKVIIETALLTDDEKVRACQAAKSAGADFVKTSTGFAKGGATVADIELMRRVVGSELGVKASGGVKSMADARAMVEAGATRIGASVGVKIAQEAAGVKTNGQPAPAY; from the coding sequence ATGTCCTTTTCATCCAACGGCGATTTCGAGCAGCTAGTCGAGCAGATCACCGACGTCATCTACTCGCGTCTGAACGGTGATCACGCCGATCAGGCGAAGATGTGCGGCTGCACGTCTGAATGCTTTCATCGCTGTCCCGAGCGCATGCATCGCGTGGTCGATGCGGGCGCCGCGCGTATTGGCCTGGTGCTCGGCCAGACAGGTTCCGCGCGCGACTGGGCCAGCTTAATCGACCATACGCTTTTGAAACCTGATGCGACCGAAAGCGAAATTCGCCGTTTGTGCGAAGAAGCCGCGCAATACCGATTCGCATCGGTATGCGTGAATCCGACCTGGGTGCGCGCGTGCGCTTGTCATTTGCAAGGCTCTGGTGTGCCGGTATGCACGGTGATTGGATTTCCGCTGGGCGCAACGCTGGCGGACGTGAAGGGTTATGAAGCGAGGCGCGCGATCATGGATGGCGCGCGCGAAGTTGATATGGTCATCAACGTGGGCGCCTTAAAGAGTGGCGACGATTGTCTGGTCGAGCACGATATTCGATCCGTCGTTCAGGTCGCGCACGAACACGACGTCACCTGCAAAGTGATCATCGAAACGGCGCTGCTGACCGACGACGAGAAAGTGCGCGCGTGTCAGGCCGCCAAGAGCGCGGGGGCGGATTTCGTGAAAACATCCACCGGCTTTGCGAAAGGCGGCGCGACCGTGGCGGACATCGAATTGATGCGCCGAGTGGTGGGCTCTGAACTTGGCGTGAAGGCTTCAGGCGGCGTCAAGAGCATGGCCGACGCACGCGCGATGGTCGAAGCCGGCGCGACCCGCATCGGCGCCAGCGTCGGCGTGAAGATCGCGCAGGAAGCCGCCGGCGTGAAGACAAACGGACAGCCAGCGCCCGCGTATTAG